A DNA window from Niabella yanshanensis contains the following coding sequences:
- a CDS encoding glycosyl hydrolase has protein sequence MRPLLCSVAFVVMTASGIKAQLAWPVIRQQHKPWTRWWWEGSAVNEKGLTWNLDQYQKAGLGGVEITPIYGVYGEEQNFVNFLSPRWMQLFSHTLNESKRLGLGVDLANGTGWPFGGPWVKDADASKAIFHKVYTLEAGGRLAEPVTFEREGFVRTANGKKLAIKAVNHPITGNKNLQELALDQVQFPGTLPLVTLMAYNENSKPIDLTSKVSTEGVLQWTAPAGSGKWTLYALFEGLHGKMVERAAPGGEGYAIDHFSKTAAQNYFKRFDEAFKGYDISYLRSFFNDSYEVDDARGEANWTPEFFNEFYKRKGYDLRTQLPALFNKSNDLKSSGVIYDYRSVIDELLLEHFTKEWKKWGEGKGKMLRNQSHGSPANTLDLYSVVDIPETEGNDVLRFKFATSAANVTGKTLVSSESATWLNEHFLSSWGDVKKALDLFFLGGVNHIFYHGTAYSPQEAKWPGWLFYAAVHFQPESPQWKHFHALNQYVARVQSFLQSGRPDNDLLLYYPIADRYSQPGNTLLQHFDGMEKNFVDTDFEHVAREMIEKGYSFDFFSDRQLHQFEFQNKHIVAGGNQFKAILLPAIDKIPGSSMTTILNLVRSGATLLVHRHLPQNVPGFNKASERTAALHQLLATLNFDDNPQVQTARLGKGWVYRSDDLSKLTRFAKARQEKPLADSVYMLRRKNGQGHFYFINNRTGQTVNEWIKLADPAATAALFDPASGTKGIARIRQVADGGIEVWTQLEPHGSVIIETYQSEKTGSLFPYQEPAGNTAALNGKWKLEFLQGGPGLPTATTLGRLGSWTEVNDEAAKSFSGIARYTLQFNRPSGEAPRYLLNLGKVNETAEVILNGTTVATLIGPSFTVTIPATAFHSTNQLEIVVANLMANRIAYMDRNSMPWKIFYNTNMPARKAGNIKDGLFNAAHWKPFPSGLSGPVTLTPLK, from the coding sequence TTGAGGCCACTGTTATGCAGTGTTGCCTTCGTTGTGATGACGGCTAGCGGCATAAAAGCTCAGCTAGCCTGGCCGGTTATTCGCCAGCAACATAAACCCTGGACCCGCTGGTGGTGGGAAGGGAGCGCTGTAAACGAAAAAGGGCTTACCTGGAACCTGGATCAATACCAGAAAGCCGGGCTGGGCGGCGTGGAAATTACACCCATCTATGGTGTTTATGGTGAAGAGCAGAATTTTGTAAATTTTCTTTCACCCCGGTGGATGCAATTGTTTTCCCATACTTTGAATGAAAGTAAGCGTTTGGGTCTTGGTGTAGATCTGGCGAATGGTACCGGCTGGCCATTTGGCGGTCCCTGGGTGAAGGATGCAGATGCCAGTAAGGCTATTTTTCATAAGGTATATACATTGGAGGCCGGCGGCAGGTTGGCAGAACCGGTGACCTTTGAAAGGGAAGGTTTTGTACGTACTGCAAACGGCAAAAAACTTGCGATCAAAGCTGTTAACCATCCAATAACTGGCAATAAAAACCTGCAGGAACTGGCTTTAGACCAGGTACAGTTTCCCGGAACATTACCACTGGTCACTTTAATGGCTTATAATGAAAATTCGAAACCAATAGATCTTACCAGCAAAGTGTCAACCGAAGGTGTATTACAATGGACGGCACCTGCGGGATCAGGTAAATGGACCTTGTATGCCTTATTTGAAGGCCTGCATGGCAAGATGGTGGAGAGAGCCGCTCCGGGAGGCGAAGGCTACGCGATAGATCATTTTTCAAAAACGGCTGCCCAAAACTATTTTAAAAGATTTGATGAAGCTTTTAAGGGTTATGATATCAGCTATCTCCGTTCGTTTTTTAATGACTCTTATGAAGTAGATGATGCACGCGGAGAGGCCAACTGGACGCCTGAATTCTTTAATGAATTTTATAAACGTAAAGGGTATGATTTGCGTACACAGTTACCCGCATTATTCAATAAGTCAAACGATCTTAAGTCTTCTGGAGTGATCTATGATTACCGGTCAGTGATCGACGAGCTGCTCCTGGAGCACTTCACTAAAGAATGGAAAAAGTGGGGGGAAGGGAAAGGAAAAATGTTGCGCAATCAAAGCCATGGCTCTCCTGCTAATACCTTAGATCTGTATAGTGTTGTAGATATACCCGAAACGGAAGGTAATGATGTGTTAAGGTTTAAATTTGCTACCTCTGCAGCTAACGTTACAGGCAAAACCCTCGTTTCATCCGAATCTGCCACCTGGCTCAACGAACATTTTCTTTCTTCATGGGGCGATGTGAAAAAGGCATTGGACCTTTTTTTCCTGGGAGGCGTCAATCATATCTTCTATCATGGAACGGCGTATTCGCCGCAGGAGGCCAAATGGCCCGGATGGCTGTTTTATGCGGCTGTTCATTTTCAACCCGAGAGTCCGCAATGGAAGCATTTCCATGCCCTGAATCAATATGTAGCAAGGGTGCAGTCTTTTTTGCAAAGCGGCCGGCCTGATAACGACCTGCTACTGTATTATCCCATCGCCGATCGTTATTCACAGCCGGGTAATACGTTGTTGCAGCATTTTGATGGCATGGAAAAGAATTTTGTCGACACGGATTTCGAGCATGTTGCTAGAGAAATGATTGAAAAAGGATATAGCTTTGATTTTTTCTCGGACCGGCAGTTACATCAATTTGAATTTCAAAATAAGCATATTGTTGCAGGCGGTAATCAGTTTAAAGCTATTCTATTGCCGGCTATTGATAAGATACCTGGATCGTCGATGACAACCATACTAAACCTGGTAAGGTCTGGCGCTACATTGTTGGTACACCGGCATTTGCCGCAAAATGTACCAGGATTTAATAAAGCATCTGAAAGAACCGCCGCACTGCATCAGTTACTTGCTACCTTAAATTTTGATGATAATCCACAAGTACAAACTGCCAGGTTAGGAAAAGGTTGGGTATATAGAAGTGACGATTTGAGCAAACTTACCCGTTTTGCAAAAGCCCGGCAGGAAAAACCATTGGCCGATTCTGTTTATATGTTACGCCGTAAGAACGGGCAGGGGCATTTTTATTTTATAAATAATCGTACGGGGCAAACAGTAAATGAATGGATAAAGCTGGCTGATCCGGCCGCTACAGCTGCTTTGTTCGATCCTGCAAGTGGCACCAAAGGCATTGCCCGCATAAGACAGGTTGCGGATGGCGGTATCGAGGTATGGACACAGCTGGAACCACATGGGTCTGTAATTATTGAAACTTACCAGTCTGAAAAAACAGGCTCTTTATTTCCTTACCAGGAACCTGCCGGTAATACAGCGGCTCTTAACGGGAAATGGAAGCTTGAGTTTTTACAGGGAGGGCCCGGTTTGCCAACCGCGACTACCCTTGGTCGGTTGGGTTCCTGGACAGAAGTAAATGATGAGGCGGCGAAAAGTTTTTCGGGGATAGCCAGGTACACATTGCAGTTCAATCGTCCTTCAGGTGAAGCACCCCGATATCTTTTAAACCTCGGAAAAGTAAACGAAACGGCTGAAGTGATTCTTAATGGTACAACAGTAGCAACCCTGATCGGGCCGTCTTTTACAGTGACAATACCGGCTACAGCCTTCCATTCAACCAACCAACTTGAAATAGTAGTGGCTAACTTAATGGCCAATCGTATTGCTTACATGGATCGTAATAGTATGCCCTGGAAAATATTTTACAATACCAATATGCCGGCCAGGAAAGCAGGGAATATAAAAGATGGTTTATTTAACGCAGCGCATTGGAAGCCGTTTCCTTCGGGGCTTTCAGGCCCTGTTACCTTAACGCCACTAAAATAG
- a CDS encoding family 43 glycosylhydrolase, whose protein sequence is MRQLKYLRFVRDMTVRILLLSGFCLGMSADMAAQLRNIKNNVFWNTKEGQPIYSQGGGIFRFKDPVTGEEKYYWYGVHYREAAQYRQDPSVTLPHATFQSVTCYSSTDLVNWKTEGNVVSRGDLEKVSRVTWVGRLGVGYVKDVNKYAMFVQFGNQVLVALSETPAGTFSWHRLIDMKPIIGTPNTGDQTVFTDPDTGKCYLVYSYGRGRNRIYVSEIGVKDKKVALLDCTEVFKGASREGNCMFKYKGRYYMAASNIYGWDASFAYYLVADNIRGPYLPANDMMVMEGSEKDYAHVTQTGFFVNVTGSQKETVLYCGDRWANFAGNGLGYNQWLPLSFRDDTPYFNSLSSWNLDAITGSWEVAADNNYVSNGSFEADRNRIPSHVKPVQAFLLGWTTEVMEGNKVSLDSSSSPVLNYFNTQPDRKKVTGEKSLYISDKIPFKRKVSQTISSTPYVTLKDGSYTLTAMIKCSPGNSKIKMYAQTGDSSPALNYITADEGWKKIRIEKIKVSGGKVEIGFVGEGQAHAFCCVDDVTLIEETGL, encoded by the coding sequence TTGAGACAATTGAAATACTTACGCTTTGTGCGGGATATGACAGTAAGGATTTTGCTCCTGTCCGGGTTCTGTTTGGGTATGTCTGCAGATATGGCTGCACAGCTGCGCAACATTAAAAATAACGTGTTCTGGAATACAAAGGAGGGACAGCCCATTTATAGCCAGGGTGGGGGCATATTCAGGTTTAAAGACCCGGTAACGGGTGAGGAGAAGTATTATTGGTATGGAGTGCATTACAGGGAAGCGGCTCAATACAGGCAGGATCCCTCCGTAACCTTACCTCATGCTACCTTTCAGTCGGTAACCTGTTACTCATCAACCGACCTGGTCAATTGGAAGACCGAAGGCAACGTGGTGAGCCGTGGCGATCTGGAAAAAGTAAGCAGGGTTACATGGGTAGGTCGTTTAGGCGTAGGGTACGTGAAAGATGTAAATAAGTACGCGATGTTTGTGCAGTTTGGTAACCAGGTATTGGTGGCATTATCTGAGACGCCCGCAGGTACCTTTAGCTGGCACCGGTTAATTGATATGAAGCCGATCATTGGCACTCCTAATACAGGAGATCAAACCGTTTTTACCGATCCGGATACTGGTAAGTGCTACCTGGTGTATTCTTATGGCAGGGGGCGCAACCGCATTTATGTTTCCGAAATTGGTGTTAAAGATAAAAAGGTAGCGCTGCTGGATTGTACCGAAGTGTTTAAAGGAGCCAGCCGGGAAGGGAATTGCATGTTTAAATACAAGGGCAGGTATTATATGGCGGCTTCCAATATTTACGGATGGGATGCCTCTTTTGCTTATTACCTGGTTGCTGATAATATACGGGGACCTTATCTGCCGGCAAACGATATGATGGTAATGGAAGGCAGCGAGAAGGATTATGCACATGTAACGCAAACGGGATTTTTTGTAAACGTGACAGGAAGCCAAAAAGAAACCGTGCTATATTGCGGCGATCGCTGGGCTAATTTTGCGGGCAACGGGTTAGGATATAACCAATGGTTACCACTTTCATTCAGGGATGATACACCTTACTTCAATTCATTAAGCTCCTGGAACCTGGATGCAATAACCGGTTCGTGGGAAGTAGCCGCAGATAATAATTACGTATCCAATGGTAGTTTTGAAGCCGACCGTAACCGGATTCCCAGCCACGTAAAACCGGTTCAAGCCTTCCTGCTGGGTTGGACCACCGAAGTGATGGAAGGAAATAAAGTGTCTTTGGATAGCAGCAGTTCACCGGTGCTGAATTATTTTAACACACAGCCCGACAGAAAGAAGGTGACCGGTGAAAAGAGTCTTTACATCAGCGATAAAATCCCATTTAAAAGGAAGGTGTCACAAACGATTAGTTCTACACCCTATGTAACATTAAAAGATGGATCATATACCCTTACGGCAATGATCAAATGTAGTCCGGGGAACTCTAAGATTAAAATGTATGCACAAACCGGGGATAGTAGCCCTGCTTTGAATTATATTACGGCTGATGAGGGGTGGAAAAAGATAAGGATTGAGAAGATAAAAGTGTCTGGCGGGAAAGTGGAGATTGGCTTTGTGGGTGAAGGTCAGGCCCATGCATTTTGTTGTGTAGATGATGTTACTTTAATTGAGGAAACTGGTTTATGA
- a CDS encoding family 43 glycosylhydrolase — MNYRVIEMIQWMKRTVTLSVLLLVTGANVAGQKNQAAPKPVYDDPVYHGAADPVIVYNKKKQRWWMFYTNRRASIADTTVQWVHGTRIGIAQSKDGKTWQYLDTANINYRPDPGYTHWAPDIIEHNGSWHMYLTYVPGTFSGWSHPRIIVHLTSADLMNWKYQSVLKLVNEKVIDASVYKVNDSLWRMWYNNEKDGKSIYYAESKDLYNWQDRGKAIAARGEGPKVFYWESRFFMIIDAWKGMEVFSSPDLLNWTKQASRILEHPGKGKDDQAIGGHCDVVVNGDKAYVYYFTHPGRRKDQPSVKGSFEDKRSVIQVAELKYRNGEVSCDRDEPVIVQLKPLKTKK; from the coding sequence ATGAACTATCGGGTTATAGAAATGATACAATGGATGAAAAGAACAGTGACTCTATCAGTGCTGCTATTAGTAACCGGTGCCAATGTTGCCGGACAGAAGAATCAGGCCGCTCCGAAGCCTGTATACGATGACCCGGTGTATCATGGCGCCGCAGATCCAGTTATTGTTTATAATAAAAAGAAACAACGCTGGTGGATGTTTTATACGAACCGGCGGGCTTCGATAGCGGATACCACCGTGCAATGGGTGCATGGCACCCGCATCGGTATTGCTCAGAGTAAAGATGGCAAAACATGGCAGTACCTGGATACCGCTAATATTAATTACAGGCCCGATCCGGGTTATACCCATTGGGCTCCCGATATCATTGAACATAATGGTAGCTGGCACATGTACCTCACCTATGTTCCGGGCACTTTCAGTGGCTGGTCGCACCCACGTATTATTGTGCACCTGACCAGCGCTGATTTGATGAATTGGAAGTATCAATCGGTGCTGAAGCTGGTAAATGAAAAAGTTATTGATGCTTCGGTTTATAAAGTCAATGATTCATTATGGCGTATGTGGTACAACAATGAAAAGGATGGAAAAAGTATCTATTACGCTGAGAGTAAAGATCTGTATAACTGGCAGGATAGGGGGAAGGCCATAGCCGCAAGAGGAGAGGGGCCGAAAGTGTTTTATTGGGAAAGCCGGTTTTTTATGATCATTGATGCCTGGAAAGGCATGGAAGTGTTTTCAAGCCCTGATCTGTTGAACTGGACAAAGCAAGCTTCGAGGATATTGGAGCATCCTGGAAAAGGAAAAGACGATCAGGCTATCGGTGGCCATTGTGATGTGGTGGTAAACGGCGACAAGGCCTATGTTTATTATTTTACGCATCCCGGCCGTAGAAAGGATCAACCTTCGGTAAAAGGTAGCTTTGAGGATAAGAGAAGTGTGATACAGGTAGCGGAATTAAAATACAGGAATGGAGAAGTCTCCTGCGACAGAGATGAACCGGTTATTGTTCAATTAAAACCTTTAAAAACTAAGAAGTGA
- a CDS encoding glycoside hydrolase family 43 protein: protein MKIKVMKIKLVLLWSIMILAGWANAQSPIYMFSYFKNNGQDGLHLAYSKDGYKWDALNKDESFLKPTAGKDKLMRDPCIIRGTDGLFHMVWTVSWNEKGIGYASSKDLVNWSEQRYIPLMEDVNALNCWAPEISYDAKKKQYMIYWATTIPGKYPQTDSSGDGKYNHRMYYVFTKDFNTFTRPEILYDKGFTVIDATIQQKNSRYIMFLKDETKLPVAEKNIKIATSKKIHTGYSAPSAPITGDYWAEGPTVLLKDNEWIVYFDKYRDHRYGAVSSKDLKTWTDISDSIQMPKGIRHGTVFTITSKEFDEWFKNYR from the coding sequence GTGAAAATAAAAGTAATGAAGATAAAGCTCGTATTACTGTGGAGTATAATGATACTGGCGGGCTGGGCAAATGCTCAGTCGCCCATATACATGTTCAGCTATTTTAAGAATAACGGGCAGGACGGCTTACACCTGGCTTATAGCAAGGATGGTTATAAATGGGATGCCTTGAATAAAGATGAATCCTTTTTGAAACCAACGGCAGGTAAAGATAAGCTGATGCGTGATCCTTGCATCATAAGAGGAACCGACGGTTTGTTTCATATGGTATGGACTGTTAGCTGGAATGAGAAGGGGATCGGGTATGCCTCGTCAAAAGACCTGGTGAACTGGAGCGAACAACGGTATATACCTCTTATGGAAGATGTGAATGCTTTAAACTGCTGGGCGCCGGAAATCAGTTACGATGCAAAGAAAAAACAGTACATGATCTATTGGGCAACAACCATACCGGGGAAGTATCCCCAAACAGACTCATCGGGCGATGGTAAATATAACCACCGGATGTATTATGTTTTCACAAAAGACTTTAACACATTTACCCGGCCGGAAATTTTATATGATAAAGGTTTTACAGTCATAGATGCTACGATTCAGCAAAAAAATAGCCGGTACATTATGTTTCTCAAAGACGAAACCAAACTGCCGGTAGCGGAGAAGAATATTAAAATTGCTACCAGTAAAAAAATACATACAGGATATTCTGCGCCTTCTGCGCCGATAACAGGGGATTACTGGGCAGAAGGGCCTACTGTGCTGCTAAAAGACAATGAATGGATCGTGTATTTTGACAAGTACAGAGATCATCGATATGGAGCAGTGTCTTCGAAAGATTTAAAAACCTGGACTGATATATCAGATAGCATACAGATGCCTAAAGGAATCAGGCATGGCACTGTTTTTACCATTACCTCGAAAGAATTTGATGAATGGTTTAAGAATTATCGGTAA
- a CDS encoding rhamnogalacturonan acetylesterase, producing MKKVFYLLLFCSLTFLSFVVFKEKPVLYIIGDSTVKNGSGKGADALWGWGSLIGEYFDTTRLAIENRAIGGRSSRTFITEGRWDAILKTLNKGDYVIMQFGHNDAGPLDDTSRARGTIKGIGNESRDIYNPIRKVNETVYTYGHYMRRYIREARDKGAIPIVCSPVPRNNFKDGKAKRGDQDYALWAKQVAAAEGAWFIDLNTSIADAYDAMGSEAVARFFPKDHTHPNKEGSTLNAARVVQGIEALKSCDLQNYLK from the coding sequence ATGAAAAAAGTATTTTACCTGCTGCTGTTCTGTTCCTTAACCTTCCTGTCTTTTGTGGTATTTAAAGAAAAACCTGTGTTATATATTATTGGCGATTCAACCGTTAAGAACGGTAGTGGTAAAGGCGCTGATGCACTTTGGGGTTGGGGCAGTTTAATAGGTGAATATTTTGATACTACCCGGCTTGCCATAGAAAACAGGGCCATCGGGGGCAGAAGCAGCCGCACTTTTATCACGGAAGGAAGATGGGATGCCATCCTGAAAACTTTGAACAAAGGAGATTATGTGATCATGCAATTCGGGCATAATGATGCCGGTCCTTTGGACGATACTTCGAGAGCCAGGGGTACTATTAAAGGCATCGGCAACGAAAGCAGAGATATTTATAATCCTATCAGGAAGGTGAATGAAACTGTTTATACCTACGGGCATTATATGCGTCGCTACATTCGGGAAGCCAGGGACAAAGGGGCTATTCCAATAGTGTGTTCTCCTGTTCCCAGGAATAATTTTAAGGACGGTAAAGCGAAACGAGGAGACCAGGACTACGCGCTTTGGGCGAAACAGGTAGCGGCAGCAGAAGGCGCTTGGTTTATAGATCTGAATACGTCGATAGCCGATGCTTACGATGCCATGGGATCTGAAGCGGTTGCCAGGTTTTTTCCAAAAGATCATACCCATCCTAATAAGGAAGGGTCCACGTTAAATGCAGCCAGGGTTGTGCAGGGTATTGAGGCACTAAAGAGCTGTGATCTTCAAAACTACCTGAAATAG
- a CDS encoding serine hydrolase, protein MRVIFLIPFVLIFSGVTGQKVDKKLDVALKKEIAGFNGDIGIYVHHLKKNRMVAINADTVFPTASIVKVPILVGVFDKIASGELKLSQEFIYDTSRLYGGSGLMQFYKDSAKTDLSTMISLMLTYSDNITSIWLQQLSGGGMAINKMMDDLGLKNTKVNSRTEGRLEIWKKYGWGQTTPREMSKLFQLIREGKVIDARHSDKMYRYLKNQFYNGRSLAQFPSTVNTISKTGSVNEARGEVVLVNAPGGDIVFCVLTKNNKDQSWTDSNEAEVLTRKIAALIWNHYEPGHTFKSYPVIE, encoded by the coding sequence ATGAGAGTAATTTTTCTTATACCATTTGTCTTGATTTTTTCGGGGGTAACCGGGCAGAAGGTCGACAAAAAACTGGACGTCGCATTAAAAAAAGAGATTGCAGGTTTTAACGGTGATATCGGCATTTATGTACATCACTTAAAGAAGAACCGGATGGTGGCTATTAATGCAGATACTGTTTTCCCAACGGCAAGCATTGTAAAAGTGCCGATATTAGTGGGCGTTTTTGATAAGATAGCGAGCGGGGAATTGAAGCTATCGCAGGAATTTATTTATGATACATCACGTCTTTATGGTGGTTCGGGACTGATGCAGTTTTATAAGGACAGTGCAAAAACAGATCTTTCTACAATGATATCGCTGATGCTCACTTATAGTGATAATATAACCTCGATTTGGTTACAGCAATTAAGCGGAGGCGGAATGGCTATTAACAAGATGATGGATGACCTGGGATTGAAAAATACAAAAGTTAATTCCCGTACCGAAGGCCGCCTGGAGATCTGGAAGAAATATGGTTGGGGACAAACTACTCCCCGGGAAATGTCTAAATTATTTCAATTGATAAGAGAGGGCAAAGTAATTGATGCACGCCATTCCGACAAAATGTATCGATATCTGAAAAACCAGTTTTATAATGGAAGATCACTGGCTCAATTCCCTTCAACGGTAAATACCATTTCAAAAACCGGATCGGTTAATGAAGCGCGGGGAGAAGTAGTGCTGGTTAACGCACCCGGCGGGGATATTGTTTTTTGTGTGCTCACTAAAAATAATAAGGATCAAAGCTGGACAGATTCCAACGAGGCGGAAGTGCTTACAAGAAAGATAGCCGCTTTGATCTGGAATCATTATGAGCCGGGGCATACGTTTAAAAGTTACCCGGTAATCGAATGA